ATGGTTACCGCCGGTCGTGACAAGGTCGCCAAAGTTTGGTCGGGCGACGGTAAGGAGCTGAAGAAGACCCCTGGCTTCGCCGACCTGACCTTGCGTGCGGTCTTCAATCACGACGGCACGAAGATTGTCGTGGGCGATTGGACCGGTGAGATCCGAGTCTACAACGTGGAAGACATGCAAGAGCTTGGCAAGCTGAACGCGGTGACCCCAACCTACGAGGAGTTGATCACTTCGTTACAAGGCGAGATTGGCACGTTCGATAAGGCAGCTTCCGAGGCCAGTGGTGCTGCCGCAGCGGCGAAGCAAGCCTGGGAAAGCCATCTTGGCGCCATCGAAAAAACGAAGCAAGGTTCAGCCGAAAGCAAAGCTGCCACCGATGCTGCCAATGCTAAGGTTGCGGAACTGAAGAAGGCTGTTGCGGACGTTGAAGGTAAACTGAACCAGCATCAGAAAGAAGTGGCTGCGAAGCAGGCCGATGCCGAGAAGTGGTCGGGCGAGATCGCCAAAGCCGAGAAAAACATCGGTGACCTGAACGCAAAGCTGGAAAACTACAACAAGAAGATCGAAGAGAAGAGCTCGGTAATGACCGCCCTCAAGGCGAACCAGGCCGAGCATCAGAATCAGCTCAACGATTTGAAAAGTGGCTTGGAAAAGAAGCAACAAGCTCAAGCATCCGCCGCCCAGAAAGTAACCGACCTTGACGCAAAGATCGCGGAAGCGACGAAGCAGAAGGAAGAGGCGGCTGACGATCAGAAGGAATCGAAGCAAAAAGAAATCGATACTTTCACCCAAGAACGCACGGCCGCTCAAGCGGAAGTCGACCGCTTGGCGGGCGAAGTCAAACAAGCAACCGAAGCGATCACCGCCAAGGAAGCGGAGCTAAACAAAGACGCTGAAATGATCGCGGCTGCGGAAGCAGAAGTAAAGCAGCTGGAAATGGAAACCGCCAAGGCAACGCAAGAGAAATCGAATCTAGAGAATGCTCTAGCTTCTGCCGAAGAGAACAAGAAAGCGGCCGTCGCTCATAAAGCTGAGGCAGAGAAAGCGGTTGCGGACGCGAACAAAGCTCGAGAATTGGCGGCCAAGCAGTTGGCCGATCAGCAGAGTCAGATCGCGAAGTATGCTGATCAAATGACGAAGTTGGCTGAGCGGCTGAAGAAACTAGAAGAGGGCAAGGCAAACCTCGAGAAGGATCTGAACGAAAAGGCAGCTGCTGCGAAAGCCTCGGCAGAGAAGGCCGCGGCCGCAAAGCAAGAGCTGGAGTCGCTCAAGGCGGAACAAGCAGAATTCGCTGCCTATCCCGCCAAAATCCAGGCCGAACAGCAAACGCTGCTGACGGGCTTGAAGACGACGGAGCAGACTCTGACCGAAGCTCAGGCCCAGCAGGCCGAAATGGAAAAGCAGATGGAAGCCAAGCTGGCCGAAATCGCGAAGCTGAAAGCGGCTTTGGATAAGGTGATGGAAGAAAAGTCGGCAGTCTATGCCAAGCTCAGCGAGCAGAAAAAGAAGGTCGAGCAAGGTACCGACGAAATGTCGACTGCGCAGGCCAAGCTGGAAGAATTGAAGCGGCAGCTCGAACTGCTGCAGAACGTTTACCAGTAATTGAACATCTAGTGTTACGAAGCAAAAAAGGCCGGCTTGATTTGCTCAAGCCGGCCTTTTTCTGTGAATACAATTGAATCGAACGCGGTCCTAGCCTTCCAGGCCACCAAATAGGGGCGTTGAAAGGTAGCGTTCGCCGACGCTGGCCAAGACAACCGCGATTCGCTTGCCCTTCATTTCGGGGCGAGCGGCGAGTTGTGCGGCGGCCCAGATCGCGGCACCACTGCTGATACCAGCGACCAAACCTTCCTCTTTGGCCAACATGCGAGCCCATTCGAAGGCATCTTCGTCGTCGACTTGAATCGTTTCGTCGATCACGGAGGTGTCGAGGTTATTCGGAATGAATCCAGCACCGATCCCTTGAATACGGTGCTTACCAGGCTCACCACCACTGATCACGGGTGAATTCTTAGGCTCGACGGCAATCGCTTTGAATTCTGGATTCTTCGATTTGATGAATCGAGCCACACCGGTTATTGTTCCACCGGTACCAACGCCCGCGATAAGCGCATCGACCTTGCCGCCCATGTCTTCCCAAATTTCAGGGCCGGTAGTTGCTTCGTGGATTGCTGGGTTGGCCGGATTATCAAACTGGCCAGGCATCCAGGCACCTTCTTCGTTGGCGACCATCTCAGCAGCCGTGCTGATTGCGCCCTTCATTCCTTCGGCGGCCGGAGTCAAAACCAAGTTCGCGCCCATGGCACGTAAAAGCGCGCGGCGTTCGAGCGACATCGATTCCGGCATGGTCAACGTCAGCTTATAGCCTTTGGCAGCACAGACGAAGGCCAACGCAATGCCGGTATTGCCGGAGGTTGGTTCGATGATGTGGGTGTCTTTGGTGACGACACCACGTTTTTCTCCGTCAGCGATCATGGCGTAGCCGATGCGGTCTTTCACGCTGTTCAGCGGATTAAACCATTCACACTTGGCGAAAACTTCAGCGCCTCCCTGGGGGACAATCCGATTGATATGTATCATCGGGGTATCGCCAATGGCATGGCATGCATCGTCAAACGTCTTACTGCGGGGCATGATTGGTTTCCTTCGTTTTTTCTATGAGAGCGCGAAGCTTGGATGATTTTTGCGCCAAGTATCAATAAACGCCCAATTGTGTCAATAAGATTCTCTCACAGGCGTAAGTCTTCCGCCAGAACACTCAACGAGGCTAAATCGACATGGATATCGTCAACCTGAACGAAGCTCCTCCTTTCACTACGAAAGATGGCTCTGAAATCCGCGAACTGCTGGCTCATCGGAACTCGTGCATCGAGAAGCAAAGCCTGGCCGAAGCGCGACTTCCCGTCGGAGCCAGTACAACAGCGCATTATCACGAGAAGACCGAAGAGATCTATTACATCACGCACGGTCAGGGGAAGATGCAGATTGGCGAAGAACTACTCGATGTGAGCGTCGGGGATGCGATTGCCATTCCGCCAGGTCAGGTCCATCAAATCACGAACACCGGGACGGAAATCCTGCGTTTGTTGTGCTGCTGTGCACCTGCCTACGAGCACGACGATACGATTCTGGTCGACTTGTAAGTTTCGTCGCCGGCTTAATCCAGGCAATCTTCGATACGATCCTGAATGATCTTTAGCATCAGCGGGTGAGGTCCCAGTGGGTGCGTCACGGTGAAGCTGACTCCCGCATGGTTAGCGGACGCCTCCCTCGCCAATTGGGGGATGTCCTCGTGCCAATGCCGGCCGGGGGACAGGAAGTAGGGGTGGACGATGATTCGATTCGCGCCCTGGGCGACGCAGCGGGCAAACGCCTCAGCAATCGATGGTTCGGCCAACTCCATGTGGGCTGGCTCGACAATTCCGAAGTCGCTCGTCTGACGAAATTGCTCGACGACCTCCAGCAGCAGATCATTGCTTTCGGCCCTTCTCGAGCCGTGATCGACGATGATGATGCCAAGCTTCGTGTCGTCGTTTGTGGTTTTTCGCATCGAACGGTTTCAATTTGTTAAAGGAGGACTAAGCCCGATTGTTGCCGGGCTTGCGAGCGATTACGCTGGGACGATGTCCCTAATGCAAGTCATTACGATTCTAAGCATCACGGCGGCGGTTTTCACAGTGATGGGGATCGGCGCCGCCGCTCGATCCCTGCATTGGCTGACACGCGAAGCCGATGCTGGCATCTTGAAGCTGTCGATTCGCGTTTTGATGCCGTGCTTCATCTTTCAAAAAGTGGTCGGTAATCCGGCTTTCGATGAGGCCAGCAATGTCATTCTGCCGCCGATCTGGGGTTACATGGCCGTGGCAATCGGGTGCTTGATCGCCTATTGCTTTGCTCGCGGTAGCGGAGCAGTCCTTGGATTCGATACGTCGGATAAAGTCCACTCTTTTGCTAT
The genomic region above belongs to Blastopirellula marina and contains:
- a CDS encoding c-type cytochrome domain-containing protein; this translates as MRYCLPFLLLFGLTTFATAADDAKPAGDDAPKITFEDHVRTIFREHCFTCHNQNDAKGGLNLESYGATMEGGASGEVIIEQDVESSRLFALISGAETPKMPPGSDLIAKEKQDIIQKWIEMGALENSGSKVKKKKNTGLAMSGPVNTGKPEGPAAMPEGLWKQPVMDLDGSGAITAMAHSPWAPLVAIAGQKQIALYNTDTLKLMGVIPYPQGIPYILRFSRNGELLMAGGGRGGYSGSVTLFDVKTGKSIVTVGDEYDVVLAADVTPDHSQIALGGPQRLIRIYSTADGSMLYEIKKHTDWVTSLAYSPDGVLLASGDRANGLFVWEADTAREYLNLQGHKEGINAVSWRSDSNVLASASSDNDVKLWEMVEGKNIKSFGAHGGGSEWVSYTHDGRMVTAGRDKVAKVWSGDGKELKKTPGFADLTLRAVFNHDGTKIVVGDWTGEIRVYNVEDMQELGKLNAVTPTYEELITSLQGEIGTFDKAASEASGAAAAAKQAWESHLGAIEKTKQGSAESKAATDAANAKVAELKKAVADVEGKLNQHQKEVAAKQADAEKWSGEIAKAEKNIGDLNAKLENYNKKIEEKSSVMTALKANQAEHQNQLNDLKSGLEKKQQAQASAAQKVTDLDAKIAEATKQKEEAADDQKESKQKEIDTFTQERTAAQAEVDRLAGEVKQATEAITAKEAELNKDAEMIAAAEAEVKQLEMETAKATQEKSNLENALASAEENKKAAVAHKAEAEKAVADANKARELAAKQLADQQSQIAKYADQMTKLAERLKKLEEGKANLEKDLNEKAAAAKASAEKAAAAKQELESLKAEQAEFAAYPAKIQAEQQTLLTGLKTTEQTLTEAQAQQAEMEKQMEAKLAEIAKLKAALDKVMEEKSAVYAKLSEQKKKVEQGTDEMSTAQAKLEELKRQLELLQNVYQ
- the cysK gene encoding cysteine synthase A — encoded protein: MPRSKTFDDACHAIGDTPMIHINRIVPQGGAEVFAKCEWFNPLNSVKDRIGYAMIADGEKRGVVTKDTHIIEPTSGNTGIALAFVCAAKGYKLTLTMPESMSLERRALLRAMGANLVLTPAAEGMKGAISTAAEMVANEEGAWMPGQFDNPANPAIHEATTGPEIWEDMGGKVDALIAGVGTGGTITGVARFIKSKNPEFKAIAVEPKNSPVISGGEPGKHRIQGIGAGFIPNNLDTSVIDETIQVDDEDAFEWARMLAKEEGLVAGISSGAAIWAAAQLAARPEMKGKRIAVVLASVGERYLSTPLFGGLEG
- a CDS encoding cupin domain-containing protein, with the protein product MDIVNLNEAPPFTTKDGSEIRELLAHRNSCIEKQSLAEARLPVGASTTAHYHEKTEEIYYITHGQGKMQIGEELLDVSVGDAIAIPPGQVHQITNTGTEILRLLCCCAPAYEHDDTILVDL
- a CDS encoding CbiX/SirB N-terminal domain-containing protein: MRKTTNDDTKLGIIIVDHGSRRAESNDLLLEVVEQFRQTSDFGIVEPAHMELAEPSIAEAFARCVAQGANRIIVHPYFLSPGRHWHEDIPQLAREASANHAGVSFTVTHPLGPHPLMLKIIQDRIEDCLD